The genomic segment GGCGAGAACGTGCCCGAGCTGGCGAAGAAGTTCTTCGACTGGTACGGCGCGGTATTCGCCGATGGCGCGCTTTCGGCGCGCGAGAAGTCACTCATCGCCCTGGCGGTGGCGCACGCCGTCCAGTGTCCGTATTGCATCGACGCCTACAGCAAGGACTCGCTGGAGAAGGGCGCCGACCTGGACCAGATGACCGAGGCGGTCCACGTTGCGGCCGCCATTCGTGGGGGCGCGTCGCTGGTGCACGGTGTGCAGATGAGGAATCACGCCCTCAAGATCGGCATGTAATCCGTTGAAGACTTCTCCCTCATTGAAGTCCCGCGGGGCCGCACTCGCGTCCAGCGATGCGCAACTGCAGGCGCTCGCGGAACTCCCGCTCACGCGTGAATTTCCGGAAGCGCTGGCATCGGCGGGGCTGCACCCGCTCAAACCCACCGGCATCGAAATAATGCAGATCAATGTCGGGAAGCTGTGCAATCAGACCTGCCGCCACTGCCACGTGGACGCCGGCCCCGACCGGCGCGAGAGCATGACGCGCGAAACCATGCAGCTGTGCCTGGATGCGCTGTCGCGAACCTCCATTCCCGTCGTTGACATCACCGGTGGGGCGCCCGAACTCAACCCGGACTTTCGCTGGCTGGTGGAGCGTTGTCGCGAACTGGGCCGTCATGTGATGGACCGCTGCAATCTCACCATCCTCGAGGTTCCCTCGCAGCGCGACACGCCCGAGTTTCTCGCCCGGCACAACGTGGAGGTGGTGTGCTCGCTGCCGCACTACCGCGCGGCCGGCACCGACCGCCAGCGCGGCGACGGCGTGTTCGAAAAGTCGATTGCGGCGCTCAGGCGCCTCAACCAGCTGGGATACGGGGACGGGGTGTCGGGCCTGCGCCTGGTGCTGGTTACCAATCCGGTGGGCGCGTTCATCCCGGGGGCGCAGGCGTCGTTGGAACGCGAATGGAAGCGGGAACTGCTGCGCCTGCACGGCGTGCGCTTCGATGCGCTGTACTGCATCACCAACATGCCCATCAGCCGCTACCTGGAGTGGCTGATTACCTCTGAGAATCTCGAGGGGTACATGGAGCGGCTGGTCAACGCGTTCAACCCGGTTGCCGCGCGCGGCGTGATGTGCCGCAACACCATCTCGGTCGGTTGGGATGGCGTCGTCTACGACTGCGACTTCAACCAGATGCTGGATCTTCCGGTGGCGCCGGTGGGTGTGCGCCACATCCGCGACTTCGATGTCGACGCGCTCAACGCGCGTTCCATCGTTACCGACCGCCACTGCTTCGGCTGCACCGCCGGCGCCGGGTCGAGTTGCGGTGGCGTAACCTCGTGAGCTTCCGCGGACTCTAGCCCTTCCCTGGGGCGGCTTTGGTGGTCGCGGCGGTGCCCGTCTGAATCACGATGGCGGCACGCTCCGCGCCACCCGAATCCACCAGCGTCGTGGTGGTGACCCGCGAGCCTTCGCCGCGCAGGAGCGGCCGCAGGCTGTTGGCGATTTCATCCGCAATCGACTTGGCCAGCGCAAAGGTGGGCGCGGTGACTTCCACGCGCACCGCGCGGTTGGCATCCCCGCTCTCGTTGATGCGCGAGGCGGCTTCCTGGACGTAGGCCGCTGGCACCGACGCGGCGTCGGTCGCGATGGCAAACGACATGCGCACGTCGGAGCCCTTCTCGTCCAGGTAGGGCGGAATCTGGAACGACTCACCCACGAAGCTGCGCTTGTTGCCGGCCTTGTCCATGGCGTTCAGCACGTACGAGTAGGTAAGGTCCGTCCGTGCCGGAGTGCCATCCAGGGTGGCTCCGTCCCACGCGATTTCGGTGGGCGGCTTTCCCTTGCCTTCGAATGCCGCCACGCGGCCGCCGCGCGAATCCGCCACTTCCAGGGACCAGCGCTCGACGCCGCTCACCTGGGGACGGAAACTCGCCACCGGTCCGGTGCGGAAGCCGTCGAACCACGGCTGCGGCGTGTACCACGCGCGGTCGAACGCGGAGCGCGCCAGCAACGGTCCGGTGAAGTCGAACGACTCGGGTGCGAGCACGATCATCAGGCTTTCCCAGTCGAGGCCCGGTGCCGTTGACGGATCCAGCGTGAGTTCCAGGGGAGGGCGTACGAACTGGACGCGCACGCGGTCCTCGCCCTCCACGGTGATGCTTTCCAGCGTCTTGCCCTTGCTGCCGCCCGGAATCGTCATCGAGGTGTCGGTCGGCGCGGCGCTCTGCTCCGCGGCGTTCGCGGTGGCGGCGAGCGTGGTAAGGGCCAGGGCGCACGCGGTGATGCCGAGTCTGCTGATCATGAGAAACCTGCCTCCGGTTACTGTGCGTCACTCAACCGGTAGTTGAACGTGATTCGTCCCCACTGCTCTCCCGAGCCGGGCAACGCCTGAAACTTCCATTGGCGCAGTGCCGCCACGGCGCCGGTATCAAAGTCTGAGAAGCCGCTGGTGCGCTCCACCACGATGTTCTCCTTGATGCGTCCATCGGGGAGAACATAGAAGTACAGCGTCACGGATCCTTCCACACCGTCGCGCTTGGCCCATTCGGGGTAGCGCGGAACCTCGTACGAGACCAGGGGCCGGCTGGCCACCGGTCCCACCAGTTGCGCCCCGGCCAGGTTGCGCGACGCGGTGCTGGTGGTAGACGCGGACGGTCCGGGCCTGGCGACATCCGGCTTCGCGACCGGGACCGCCGCCACCGGGGTTCCCGCGCGAGCGTCGGTTCGTTGCAGCGCCACCGGTGGTCCGGACGCCGGCTTGGCGTCGCGCGACAGCGCGGACGGATTGCTCGCGGGCCGCGCCTCCGCGGTTGTCACGCCGGCGAGTGTCGGGGTGCCCACCTTGGGCGGCGGCACCAGCGACGCGATGCGCGTGCGGTCGGTGCTGCCGTTCTGTTCCATTGCGTCGATCTTGTCGGAGAGAATGTCCGCGACGGCGCGCGTCTGCGGCCGCGGCGCCACTTCCGCGCGCTGCAGCGGACGCTCGAAGTGTTCGGGCGTCTCGGCGGGGTTCGCCGCCTTCTGTTTGACCTCTTCCACGGGCGCGCTCTTTGTCTCCTCGCGCGCCACCGGGGGAGCAGCCTGTTCCGCGGCCAGCGTGGCCGCGTCGATCCAGGTGATTTCGGTCAGCCCCGCCGACTCCGATGCCGCCTTGTGCGAGAAGATCAGCAGCAGCAGGATGGCGGCGTGGACGGCCGTGCTGATGGCCATCGATCGCCGTGTCGAGCGTTCGATGGCATTGAACTCGAGGGTGAGAAATTTCTCGTTCATCGCTGGCTGCCTCGCTGGGTGGTCGCGATGGCGATGCGTTTTGCACCGGCGGACTTGGCTTCGGAGATCAATGCCTGCACGGTGGCGTAGGGAACCCCCTCGTCTGCGCGAACCACGAGCAGATTGTCCTCTTTGTTCCTCAACTTTTTGTCCAGGAACGAGGCCACCTGTCCGTAGCCCACCTTGGTGTCGTCGATGGCGATCTCACCCGTTCGGCCGATGGTCAGCGTGACGCGCTGGGAGCTGGCCATGCTCCGCGTCTCGGCGGGCGGAAGCCTGATCTCCATGTCGGACAGTGCAATCATCGGCGCCGTGACCATGAGGATGATGACCAGCACCAGTGCCACGTCGATGATCGGTGTCACGTTGATCTTGGCAACCGTGGATGTATGCTCGATGAAGGGTCGGTTCATGTGTTGCCTCGGTCTACTTTTCGACGACGGCGATCTCACCCGCGCCGCATTGCTTCGCCTGGTCGAGAACATTGACGAACGCCCCGTGGCTGACCCCGCTTCGGCAGCTGATAACGACACCGCGCTCCTTGGCGGTGTCGATGAGGGGCCGCAGCGTCTCGC from the Candidatus Krumholzibacteriia bacterium genome contains:
- a CDS encoding arsenosugar biosynthesis-associated peroxidase-like protein codes for the protein MSDDRENYYHEADLARFGEMGENVPELAKKFFDWYGAVFADGALSAREKSLIALAVAHAVQCPYCIDAYSKDSLEKGADLDQMTEAVHVAAAIRGGASLVHGVQMRNHALKIGM
- the arsS gene encoding arsenosugar biosynthesis radical SAM protein ArsS (Some members of this family are selenoproteins.) codes for the protein MKSRGAALASSDAQLQALAELPLTREFPEALASAGLHPLKPTGIEIMQINVGKLCNQTCRHCHVDAGPDRRESMTRETMQLCLDALSRTSIPVVDITGGAPELNPDFRWLVERCRELGRHVMDRCNLTILEVPSQRDTPEFLARHNVEVVCSLPHYRAAGTDRQRGDGVFEKSIAALRRLNQLGYGDGVSGLRLVLVTNPVGAFIPGAQASLEREWKRELLRLHGVRFDALYCITNMPISRYLEWLITSENLEGYMERLVNAFNPVAARGVMCRNTISVGWDGVVYDCDFNQMLDLPVAPVGVRHIRDFDVDALNARSIVTDRHCFGCTAGAGSSCGGVTS
- a CDS encoding TonB family protein, coding for MNEKFLTLEFNAIERSTRRSMAISTAVHAAILLLLIFSHKAASESAGLTEITWIDAATLAAEQAAPPVAREETKSAPVEEVKQKAANPAETPEHFERPLQRAEVAPRPQTRAVADILSDKIDAMEQNGSTDRTRIASLVPPPKVGTPTLAGVTTAEARPASNPSALSRDAKPASGPPVALQRTDARAGTPVAAVPVAKPDVARPGPSASTTSTASRNLAGAQLVGPVASRPLVSYEVPRYPEWAKRDGVEGSVTLYFYVLPDGRIKENIVVERTSGFSDFDTGAVAALRQWKFQALPGSGEQWGRITFNYRLSDAQ
- a CDS encoding biopolymer transporter ExbD, producing the protein MNRPFIEHTSTVAKINVTPIIDVALVLVIILMVTAPMIALSDMEIRLPPAETRSMASSQRVTLTIGRTGEIAIDDTKVGYGQVASFLDKKLRNKEDNLLVVRADEGVPYATVQALISEAKSAGAKRIAIATTQRGSQR